One segment of Ipomoea triloba cultivar NCNSP0323 chromosome 12, ASM357664v1 DNA contains the following:
- the LOC115998929 gene encoding plasma membrane ATPase 4, whose amino-acid sequence MGDKSITLEQIKNETVDLEKIPIEEVFEQLKCSREGLTSDEGANRLQIFGPNKLEEKKESKLLKFLGFMWNPLSWVMEAAAIMAIALANGEGKPPDWQDFVGIVCLLVINSTISFIEENNAGNAAAALMAGLAPKTKVLRDGRWSEQEAAILVPGDIVSIKLGDIIPADARLLEGDPLKVDQSALTGESLPVTKSPGDEVFSGSTCKQGEIEAVVIATGVHTFFGKAAHLVDSTNQVGHFQKVLTAIGNFCICSIAVGMAAEIIVMYPIQHRKYRDGIDNLLVLLIGGIPIAMPTVLSVTMAIGSHRLSQQGAITKRMTAIEEMAGMDVLCSDKTGTLTLNKLSVDKNLIEVFAKGVDKDHVLLLAARASRTENQDAIDAAMVGMLADPKEARAGIREVHFLPFNPVDKRTALTYIDAQGNWHRVSKGAPEQILALCNAREDLKRKVHSVIDKYAERGLRSLAVARQEVPEKTKESPGTPWQFVGLLPLFDPPRHDSAETIRRALNLGVNVKMITGDQLAIGKETGRRLGMGTNMYPSASLLGQDKDASIAALPVEELIEKADGFAGVFPEHKYEIVKKLQERKHIVGMTGDGVNDAPALKKADIGIAVADATDAARSASDIVLTEPGLSVIISAVLTSRAIFQRMKNYTIYAVSITIRIVFGFMLIALIWKYDFSAFMVLIIAILNDGTIMTISKDRVKASPMPDSWKLNEIFATGVVLGGYLAMMTVIFFWAMHDTDFFSDKFGVRSLRNSDDEMMAALYLQVSIVSQALIFVTRSRGWSFLERPGLLLVTAFFIAQLVATLIAVYADWGFARIKGCGWGWAGVVWLYSVVFYVPLDLMKFAIRYILSGKAWLNLLENKTAFTTKKDYGKEEREAQWAHAQRTLHGLQPPEASNLFSEKNSYRELSEIAEQAKRRAEVARLRELHTLKGHVESVVKLKGLDIETIQQHYTL is encoded by the exons ATGGGCGACAAATCCATCACTCTCGAACAGATCAAGAATGAGACTGTTGACCTG GAAAAAATCCCGATTGAGGAAGTGTTTGAACAGCTGAAATGTAGTCGGGAGGGACTGACATCAGATGAGGGTGCCAACAGGCTTCAGATATTTGGTCCCAACAAGTTAGAAGAGAAAAAG GAAAGCAAGTTACTGAAGTTCCTTGGGTTTATGTGGAATCCTCTGTCATGGGTTATGGAAGCTGCTGCCATCATGGCAATTGCACTGGCTAATGGAGAGGGGAAGCCCCCAGATTGGCAGGACTTTGTTGGTATTGTTTGCTTGCTTGTCATCAACTCCACTATCAGTTTCATTGAAGAAAACAATGCCGGAAATGCTGCTGCAGCTCTTATGGCTGGACTTGCACCTAAGACAAAG GTGCTTAGGGATGGTCGTTGGAGTGAACAGGAGGCTGCAATTCTTGTTCCTGGAGATATTGTTAGTATCAAGTTGGGAGATATCATTCCAGCTGATGCTCGTCTTCTTGAAGGTGATCCGTTAAAGGTTGATCAGTCTGCTCTTACTGGAGAGTCTCTCCCTGTGACCAAGAGTCCCGGGGATGAAGTTTTCTCTGGTTCAACATGCAAACAAGGAGAGATTGAAGCTGTTGTTATTGCCACTGGGGTTCATACTTTCTTTGGAAAGGCAGCACATCTTGTTGACAGCACCAATCAAGTTGGCCACTTTCAGAAAGTACTCACTGCCATCGGAAACTTCTGTATCTGTTCAATTGCAGTTGGTATGGCTGCTGAGATAATTGTCATGTATCCAATTCAGCACCGAAAGTACAGGGATGGAATTGACAATCTCCTTGTTCTCTTAATTGGTGGCATTCCTATTGCTATGCCCACCGTCTTGTCTGTCACAATGGCTATTGGATCACACAGGCTATCTCAGCAGGGTGCCATCACCAAGAGAATGACTGCAATTGAGGAGATGGCTGGCATGGATGTCCTCTGCAGTGATAAAACCGGGACCTTGACTCTTAACAAGTTGAGTGTAGATAAAAACTTAATTGAAGTATTTGCTAAAGGCGTAGACAAAGACCATGTGCTCCTTCTTGCTGCAAGGGCTTCAAGAACTGAAAATCAGGATGCTATTGATGCTGCCATGGTTGGGATGCTTGCTGATCCTAAGGag GCACGAGCTGGCATTAGGGAGGTCCATTTCCTCCCCTTCAATCCTGTGGACAAGAGgactgccctcacttatattgaTGCTCAAGGCAATTGGCATCGTGTGAGTAAAGGTGCTCCAGAACAG ATTTTGGCACTCTGCAATGCCCGGGAAGACCTCAAGAGAAAGGTTCATTCTGTGATTGATAAGTATGCTGAACGCGGACTTAGATCGTTGGCTGTGGCTAGACAGGAAGTGCCTGAGAAAACAAAAGAGAGTCCTGGTACCCCATGGCAATTCGTTGGACTGTTGCCCCTCTTTGATCCTCCCAGACATGATAGTGCTGAAACTATTCGCAGGGCCTTGAACCTTGGTGTGAATGTTAAAATGATTACTG GTGATCAACTTGCAATTGGTAAGGAGACTGGCCGTAGACTTGGAATGGGAACAAACATGTACCCTTCCGCTTCTTTACTTGGCCAAGACAAAGATGCATCTATTGCCGCCCTTCCAGTAGAGGAATTGATTGAAAAGGCTGATGGTTTTGCCGGAGTTTTTCCAG AGCACAAATATGAAATAGTGAAGAAATTGCAGGAGAGGAAGCACATTGTTGGAATGACTGGAGATGGTGTGAATGATGCTCCTGCTCTAAAGAAGGCAGATATTGGAATTGCGGTTGCTGATGCTACCGATGCTGCAAGAAGTGCTTCTGATATTGTGCTCACTGAACCCGGGTTAAGTGTTATTATCAGTGCTGTCTTAACTAGCAGGGCAATTTTCCAGAGGATGAAGAACTACACT ATCTATGCTGTTTCCATCACAATACGTATTGTG TTTGGTTTTATGCTTATTGCTTTGATATGGAAATACGACTTCTCTGCTTTTATGGTCCTGATCATAGCAATCCTGAACGATG GAACCATCATGACTATCTCGAAGGATAGAGTAAAAGCATCGCCAATGCCAGATAGCTGGAAGCTGAATGAGATTTTTGCCACCGGCGTTGTTCTTGGAGGTTATTTGGCAATGATGACAGTCATCTTCTTCTGGGCTATGCACGATACCGACTTCTTCTCT GATAAATTTGGGGTGAGATCACTGAGGAACAGTGATGACGAAATGATGGCTGCGCTATACCTCCAAGTCAGTATTGTGAGCCAGGCTCTGATCTTTGTCACCAGATCTCGCGGCTGGTCTTTCCTTGAACGCCCCGGACTTCTTCTGGTTACTGCATTTTTTATTGCACAACTG GTTGCAACCTTGATAGCTGTTTATGCGGACTGGGGTTTTGCCAGGATTAAGGGATGTGGTTGGGGGTGGGCCGGCGTGGTATGGCTTTACAGCGTAGTTTTCTACGTGCCGCTTGACCTCATGAAGTTTGCCATTCGTTACATCTTAAGCGGAAAGGCCTGGCTTAACTTGCTGGAGAACAAG ACTGCCTTCACCACAAAGAAGGACTACGGAAAAGAGGAGAGGGAAGCGCAATGGGCTCACGCTCAGAGGACTCTACACGGTCTTCAACCCCCAGAAGCTTCTAATCTCTTCAGCGAAAAGAATAGCTACAGGGAGCTTTCAGAAATCGCAGAACAGGCAAAGAGGAGAGCTGAGGTGGCTAG GCTGCGTGAGCTGCATACACTGAAGGGTCACGTTGAGTCAGTGGTGAAGCTGAAAGGGTTGGACATTGAAACTATCCAGCAGCATTATACTCTTTAA
- the LOC115998931 gene encoding uncharacterized protein LOC115998931 produces the protein MDNIIQSVFSHSALLTSHCCRRKQDFSGAPFRHSNTNMSLALLQQSFLTNPLASSFKPTRNFSCGFVNTIKISCSCNPDGENQPLRKNENKMAKLALVALAAGVLTLGSVDPASAAKTGGRVGGQAFRSSAPRASGPRINNSRTNVYINPRVAPPLVGGYGYGVGVPYYGGWGWTPFSFFAPGPGVAVGVGGGFDTLVLFMLFGAAAAVVRRFLGSRDEEDDDYS, from the exons ATGGATAATATCATACAATCGGTGTTTTCTCACTCTGCTCTCCTCACATCACACTGTTGTCGCCGGAAACAAGATTTCAGTGGAGCTCCTTTTCGCCATAGCAACACCAACATGTCTTTAGCTCTTCTCCAGCAAAGCTTTCTAACCAATCCTCTCGCTTCATCTTTCAAACCCACCCGGAATTTCAGCTGCGGTTTCGTAAATACCATTAAAATCTCCTGCTCTTGTAACCCAGACGGTGAAAATCAGCCCTTGAG gaaaaatgagaataaAATGGCGAAATTGGCGTTGGTTGCGTTGGCAGCTGGGGTGCTCACACTGGGCTCAGTAGACCCTGCATCTGCTGCTAAGACCGGCGGCCGAGTTGGCGGTCAGGCCTTCCGATCATCGGCGCCACGCGCTTCAGGTCCAAGGATTAATAATTCCAG GACCAATGTTTACATTAACCCGCGAGTTGCCCCTCCTCTAGTTGGTGGATATGGCTATGGTGTTGGTGTGCCATACTATGGGGGATGGGGTTGGACGCCCTTCTCATTCTTTGCTCCTGGACCGGGTGTTGCAGTAGGTGTTGGAGGTGGCTTTGACACATTGGTTCTCTTTATGCTCTTTGGTGCAGCCGCTGCTGTTGTAAGGAGATTCCTCGGGTCAAGAGATGAAGAAGACGATGATTACTCCTAG